Proteins encoded in a region of the Xylocopa sonorina isolate GNS202 chromosome 11, iyXylSono1_principal, whole genome shotgun sequence genome:
- the Snr1 gene encoding SWI/SNF related, matrix associated, actin dependent regulator of chromatin, subfamily b, member 1, with protein MALRTYGDKPISFQVEENGEYYCIGSEVGNYLRLFRGSLYKRYPGMFRRSITNDERKKLVELGLSQHVLASSVSLLRASEVEDIIEGNDDKYKAVSVHSTEPPAPREGKTKKSMPWVPSLPNSSHLDAVPQATPINRNRVHNKKVRTFPLCFDDTDPSANLENAAQQEMLVPIRLDMEIEGQKLRDTFTWNKNESLITPEQFAEVLCDDLDLNPITFVPAIAQAIRQQIEAFPQETILEDQCDQRVIIKLNIHVGNTSLVDQVEWDMSEKENNPEKFAMKLCAELGLGGEFVTAIAYSVRGQLSWHQRTYAFSEAPLPTVEVPFRPPSEADQWAPFLETLTDAEMEKKIRDQDRNTRRMRRLANTTPGW; from the exons ATGGCTTTGCGAACTTATGGTGATAAACCAATAAGTTTCCAAGTAGAGGAAAATGGAGAATATTACTGTATTGGATCTGAAGTGGGCAACTATTTGCGCCTGTTTCGTGGTTCTTTGTATAAGCGTTATCCTGGAATGTTCAGGAGATCCATTACAAATGATGAACGCAAGAAACTAGTAGAACTTGGCTTAAGTCAACATGTGCTTGCGTCTAGCGTATCACTTTTAAGAGCTAGCGAAGTAGAAGATATTATTGAAGGAAACGATGATAAATATAAAGCTGTTTCGGTACATTCAACTGAACCTCCAGCTCCTAGAGaaggaaaaacaaaaaaatCAATGCCTTGGGTACCTAGCTTGCCAAATAGTTCACACTTGGATGCTGTACCTCAAGCTACACCAATTAATCGTAACAGAGTGCATAATAAAAAAGTCAGAACGTTTCCATTATG TTTTGATGATACAGATCCATCAGCAAACTTAGAGAATGCAGCACAACAGGAAATGTTAGTTCCAATTCGTTTAGATATGGAAATTGAAGGACAGAAACTAAGAGATACTTTTACATGGAATAAAAATG AAAGTCTTATAACTCCAGAACAGTTTGCTGAGGTGTTATGTGACGATTTGGATCTAAACCCAATAACTTTTGTACCAGCTATTGCTCAAGCCATTAGGCAACAGATTGAAGCTTTCCCACAAGAAACGATTTTGGAGGATCAATGTGATCAACGTGTTATAATTAAGTTAAATATACATGTAGGAAATACATCTTTAGTGGATCAAGTAGAATGGGATATGTCTGAGAAAGAAAACAATCCTGAAAAGTTTGCAATGAAACTTTGTGCTGAATTAGGACTTGGTGGAGAATTTGTTACTGCTATTGCATATAG TGTACGTGGACAATTATCATGGCACCAAAGAACTTACGCATTTTCTGAAGCACCTTTACCCACAGTAGAAGTACCTTTCAGACCACCTTCAGAGGCTGATCAATGGGCTCCATTCCTGGAAACATTAACAGACGCAGAAATGGAAAAGAAAATACGTGATCAGGATCGAAATACGCG ACGTATGAGACGTCTAGCCAACACCACACCTGGGTGGTAA
- the Sea gene encoding mitochondrial citrate transporter scheggia, with amino-acid sequence MDISSLMLKSSQQPGTISTFLNPFPRRPWLTDSGAAAAAGGKASGVKGIVAGGITGGIEICITYPTEYVKTQLQLDGKAGAGKEYTGIWDCVTKTVKTRGILGLYRGLSVLIYGSIPKSAVRFGSFETIKGFLVDADGKLNTRTSFLAGLCAGASEAIFVVTPMETIKVKFINDQRSPNPKYKGFLHGVTMITKEYGFKGVYQGLTPTILKQGSNQAIRFCVMETLKDRYRGGDQTVAIPKLVVGMFGAVAGAVSVFGNTPIDVVKTRMQGLEAAKYKNSLDCLIQIWKNEGPMAFYKGTVPRLSRVCLDVGITFMIYDSFMDLFNRIWH; translated from the exons ATGGATATCAGCTCATTGATGCTTAAATCGTCGCAACAACCTGGCACAATTTCGACATTCCTAAATCCTTTTCCTCGTAGACCTTGGCTTACTGATAGCGGAGCAGCAGCGGCCGCCGGTGGCAAAGCCAGCGGTGTCAAAGGAATCGTGGCtg gAGGCATTACCGGCGGCATAGAAATATGTATCACATATCCAACTGAATATGTGAAAACTCAGTTACAACTTGATGGAAAAGCTGGAGCTGGTAAAGAATATACAGGAATATGGGATTGTGTAACAAAAACTGTAAAAACTCGTGGAATTCTTGGCCTATACAGAGGCCTTTCAGTGTTAATTTATGGTTCAATACCAAAATCAGCTGTACGCTTTGGTTCCTTTGAGACAATAAAAGGATTTTTAGTAGATGCAGATGGCAAACTTAATACAAGAACCAGTTTTCTAGCAGGACTATGTGCTGGTGCATCTGAAGCTATTTTTGTAGTTACTCCTATGGAAACTATTAAAGTAAAATTCATTAATGACCAACGGTCTCCCAATCCAAAATATAAAGGATTTCTTCATGGTGTAACAATGATTACCAAAGAATATG GATTCAAAGGTGTATATCAAGGATTAACACCTACAATTTTAAAACAAGGATCGAACCAAGCAATTAGATTTTGTGTTATGGAAACATTGAAGGACAGGTATAGAGGTGGAGATCAAACTGTAGCTATACCGAAACTAGTTGTTGGTATGTTTGGTGCAGTTGCTGGAGCAGTATCTGTATTTGGAAATACTCCAATTGATGTTGTAAAAACTAGGATGCAG GGCTTGGAAGCTGCAAAGTACAAAAATAGTTTAGATTGTTTGATACAAATATGGAAGAATGAAGGTCCAATGGCATTTTATAAAGGAACTGTTCCAAGATTAAGTAGAGTATGTTTAGATGTTGGCATAACATTCATGATTTATGATTCCTTTATGGACCTTTTTAACCGAATTTGGCATTAA